One stretch of Paenibacillus sp. AN1007 DNA includes these proteins:
- a CDS encoding sugar ABC transporter permease has protein sequence MKPSKLNAYIFIIPSLFLTLVFGIYPLLWALRYMFYDYQGIGKPVFIGLDNFGRVIRDGQFWDSVKNTGVYALGKLVITIPLSLILAIILNRKWRGRSLFRAVFYLPTIFSASVMAIVFFIIFNSYNGILNQLLLKYHIISAPIGWLDANHAMLTTIIIAIWGAVGNYMLLFIAGLQSIPEELYEAASLDGASEFQKLRNVTIPLLGPVMQMIIMLAITTALKGYESIMVLTEGGPYGKTEVMYLYLFKLLFPVSADTQSLQQLGYGSAVGFTTALIVGAVTLIYFQISKKLNDVY, from the coding sequence ATGAAACCATCCAAACTGAACGCCTACATCTTCATCATCCCGAGTCTCTTTCTCACACTGGTATTCGGAATCTATCCGTTGTTATGGGCGCTGCGCTACATGTTCTATGATTATCAAGGCATCGGCAAACCGGTATTTATTGGGCTTGATAACTTTGGACGGGTAATCCGTGACGGACAATTTTGGGATTCTGTCAAAAATACTGGTGTATACGCACTGGGTAAACTCGTCATCACGATTCCGCTGTCCCTGATTCTGGCCATTATTCTGAATCGCAAATGGCGTGGACGCTCCTTGTTCAGAGCTGTTTTTTATCTTCCAACGATTTTTAGTGCATCTGTTATGGCGATTGTCTTTTTCATCATTTTCAATTCATATAACGGTATCCTGAACCAGCTGCTGCTCAAGTATCACATCATTTCCGCGCCGATTGGCTGGCTTGATGCGAATCACGCGATGCTCACAACGATCATTATTGCCATCTGGGGTGCTGTGGGGAACTATATGTTGTTGTTCATTGCGGGTCTGCAGAGCATTCCGGAGGAACTGTACGAGGCAGCATCGCTGGATGGAGCGAGCGAGTTCCAGAAACTGCGTAATGTAACGATTCCGCTGCTCGGACCGGTGATGCAGATGATTATTATGCTCGCCATCACCACGGCACTTAAAGGATATGAGAGCATTATGGTATTGACTGAGGGCGGACCTTATGGCAAAACAGAGGTCATGTATTTGTATCTGTTCAAACTGCTGTTCCCTGTTTCAGCCGATACACAGTCTCTGCAGCAGCTCGGCTACGGAAGTGCAGTCGGCTTCACGACAGCTCTCATTGTAGGGGCAGTGACGCTCATTTACTTCCAGATTTCCAAAAAGCTTAATGATGTTTACTAA
- a CDS encoding HAD hydrolase-like protein: MTTNNGLRKPEAMIFDMDGTLFQTETLLLPAYQQLFDTLRAEGHFEGETPPEERMLGSLGMLLEDIWKVVMPEASEAAHRRADELLLQLEIEGLDGGDSKLYPGVKETLTALKAQGIRLFVASNGLEDYVKGVAFAHEIMPLFEGVYSAGQYKTPSKIDLVQILLQKHRIQDAWMVGDRSSDVEAGKMNNQTVIGCAYAGFGRDEELAGSDALISDFTDLLRLYEEAE, from the coding sequence ATGACGACAAATAACGGTTTACGTAAACCGGAAGCGATGATTTTTGACATGGATGGTACGCTGTTCCAGACAGAAACCCTGCTTCTGCCTGCCTATCAGCAGCTGTTTGATACACTGCGTGCCGAGGGACATTTTGAAGGAGAAACGCCGCCGGAAGAGCGGATGCTGGGAAGTCTGGGTATGCTGCTTGAGGATATCTGGAAAGTGGTTATGCCTGAGGCATCCGAAGCGGCTCACCGTCGGGCAGACGAACTGCTGCTCCAACTGGAGATTGAAGGACTTGATGGAGGCGACTCCAAACTGTATCCTGGCGTGAAGGAAACGCTGACAGCGCTGAAAGCCCAAGGTATCCGCCTGTTTGTTGCCAGCAACGGTCTTGAGGATTATGTCAAAGGCGTAGCATTCGCACATGAAATCATGCCGCTGTTTGAAGGAGTGTATAGTGCGGGTCAGTACAAGACACCTTCCAAAATTGATTTGGTACAGATTCTGCTGCAGAAACACCGGATTCAGGATGCCTGGATGGTAGGCGATCGTTCGTCCGACGTCGAAGCAGGTAAAATGAACAACCAGACCGTTATCGGTTGTGCTTATGCAGGATTTGGCCGTGATGAAGAACTTGCCGGATCCGATGCGCTGATCTCGGATTTCACCGACCTGCTCCGCCTGTATGAAGAAGCAGAATAA
- a CDS encoding Gfo/Idh/MocA family oxidoreductase encodes MKVLKMAVIGLGKMGLHMIDQVENTPMDTPVEITAVCDANEQGLQDFAASHPSVKTYRTYQELLNEQQIDLVYIAVPPKYHYPVVMEVLKRRIHVFCEKPLANSLDEARRMVEAAEQAGVVHAVHFSMPHEPAVLKLQEMVNQHAVGDIRKMDLILQFPQWPRSWQQNDWIMSRDQGGFILEVGIHWIHMIQTVFGRLSLLNAQVTYPDDKPDSCEQEVQAVLEVQDGTRVHVQGISHFAGEERVSMVVYGTEGTIALENWEELLSGPIGQPLSPVEVLDSSSELPVLKHVIARIQGKPGRIYTFHDGYEAQQVLEALRGSH; translated from the coding sequence ATGAAAGTATTGAAAATGGCTGTGATCGGCCTGGGCAAGATGGGTTTACATATGATTGATCAAGTGGAGAATACACCGATGGACACGCCTGTGGAAATTACGGCGGTGTGTGATGCGAATGAGCAGGGTTTACAGGATTTTGCCGCATCCCATCCATCAGTGAAAACATATCGTACTTACCAAGAGCTGCTGAATGAGCAGCAGATTGACCTCGTGTACATTGCCGTGCCGCCCAAGTATCATTATCCGGTCGTGATGGAGGTGCTTAAACGCCGTATTCATGTATTCTGTGAAAAGCCGCTGGCAAACAGTCTGGACGAAGCGCGCAGGATGGTGGAAGCCGCAGAACAGGCTGGTGTTGTTCATGCTGTTCATTTTTCGATGCCGCATGAGCCTGCTGTGTTGAAGCTGCAGGAGATGGTTAATCAACATGCAGTGGGTGACATTCGAAAAATGGACCTGATTCTGCAATTCCCGCAGTGGCCGCGCTCATGGCAGCAGAATGACTGGATTATGAGTCGCGATCAAGGTGGCTTTATTTTAGAGGTGGGCATTCACTGGATTCATATGATCCAGACGGTATTCGGACGGCTGAGCCTGCTGAACGCTCAAGTAACTTATCCGGACGATAAGCCGGATTCATGCGAACAGGAAGTACAAGCTGTGCTTGAAGTACAGGATGGAACCCGCGTTCATGTACAGGGAATCTCTCATTTTGCCGGTGAGGAGCGCGTATCCATGGTTGTGTATGGAACCGAAGGCACCATTGCACTGGAAAACTGGGAGGAACTGTTGAGCGGACCCATCGGACAACCGCTGTCTCCAGTGGAAGTACTGGACTCATCCAGCGAGCTGCCTGTTCTCAAACATGTGATTGCACGGATTCAAGGTAAGCCTGGCAGAATATATACATTCCATGACGGGTATGAGGCACAACAAGTACTCGAAGCACTTCGGGGCAGCCACTAG
- a CDS encoding thiamine pyrophosphate-binding protein codes for MRTVADYLAETLRNLGVTHVFGIIGKSICPALLKMVDYGLEFIPGRHEASSGFAASGYALQTGRLGVAFATSGPGGTNLLTAAAHAKANNLPVLFLTGHQSIQELGIPQCQDSSSYLADLSEMFRPATLFSKLVERGDHFGTILNHAISIALGPNKGPVHLCLPFDVQTEQLPHFRMAIPEPEPLLSISNLKRILPLTQQAQRPLIIAGKGVTRSGAHEELRQLAEALNIPVVTTPGGKGAIAWDHPLYHGPCGVGGFPHGDEMLNQSDLYLVLGSRLSDMTLCNLKPDNHPAQLIQMDTDPTFVGKILSSQTLHITGDIKDNLQYLLSILPSVPASSPYEGALEPFPYQVPLPDLPHLSLASVLDQLSDLLPYHHKLFVDDGSHGFHAVQRYKVKKPGSFIFDAYFACMGNAIGMAIGAKAAAPEETVVCITGDGCFMMLGTEINTAVCKNLPVIFIVVNNKQLDMALKGMEKTTGRIDGTLFEVPMDAVKFAESLGAAAFRAETLAQFSAALEAALKLKQTAVIELLTDRDEIPPTAHRVVNLD; via the coding sequence GTGAGAACTGTTGCGGACTATTTAGCAGAAACGCTGCGTAATTTGGGTGTCACTCATGTATTTGGTATTATCGGAAAATCAATCTGTCCTGCCCTTCTGAAAATGGTAGATTACGGTCTGGAATTTATTCCCGGCCGCCATGAGGCCAGTTCAGGCTTTGCTGCATCCGGCTACGCATTGCAGACTGGTCGTCTGGGTGTAGCATTTGCCACCTCCGGTCCGGGAGGAACCAACCTGCTTACTGCAGCGGCCCATGCCAAAGCAAATAATCTTCCCGTTCTATTCCTTACCGGCCATCAATCCATTCAGGAATTGGGCATTCCCCAGTGTCAGGATTCCTCTTCTTATCTGGCTGATCTGTCTGAAATGTTCAGACCGGCCACGCTGTTCAGTAAACTTGTAGAGCGCGGGGATCACTTCGGAACGATTCTGAATCATGCCATTTCGATTGCACTAGGCCCCAACAAAGGCCCGGTCCACCTCTGCCTACCTTTTGATGTACAGACTGAGCAGCTTCCGCACTTCCGTATGGCTATTCCTGAACCTGAGCCACTGCTCAGCATCTCTAATTTGAAACGAATACTGCCTTTAACCCAGCAAGCTCAGCGTCCCTTGATTATTGCAGGGAAAGGTGTAACTCGTTCGGGAGCACACGAGGAGCTGCGCCAGCTGGCTGAGGCATTGAATATCCCAGTAGTGACAACCCCCGGCGGGAAAGGAGCTATTGCTTGGGATCACCCCCTGTATCACGGCCCTTGCGGCGTAGGTGGTTTCCCACATGGAGACGAAATGCTGAATCAAAGTGATCTATACCTTGTTCTCGGATCGAGGCTAAGCGATATGACTCTCTGTAACCTCAAACCGGATAACCATCCGGCACAGCTGATTCAAATGGATACGGACCCAACATTCGTCGGAAAAATTCTTTCTTCTCAGACTTTACATATTACAGGAGACATCAAGGACAACCTGCAGTACCTGCTGAGCATCCTGCCGTCCGTTCCTGCTTCCTCACCTTATGAAGGTGCCCTCGAACCGTTCCCGTATCAAGTCCCGCTGCCGGATCTGCCGCATTTGTCACTCGCTTCCGTACTGGATCAGCTGAGCGATCTGCTGCCTTACCATCACAAATTGTTTGTGGACGATGGAAGCCATGGCTTTCACGCCGTGCAGCGCTACAAAGTGAAGAAACCCGGCAGTTTTATATTTGATGCCTATTTTGCCTGCATGGGCAATGCGATTGGCATGGCTATCGGTGCCAAAGCAGCCGCGCCCGAAGAGACGGTTGTATGCATCACCGGAGACGGATGTTTTATGATGCTGGGTACGGAAATTAACACAGCCGTTTGTAAAAATCTTCCGGTCATTTTTATCGTAGTCAACAATAAACAGCTGGATATGGCACTGAAAGGTATGGAAAAAACAACGGGACGTATCGACGGTACCTTGTTCGAAGTTCCGATGGATGCGGTTAAATTTGCCGAGTCACTTGGAGCGGCAGCTTTCCGTGCAGAGACTTTAGCGCAGTTTTCCGCTGCACTGGAAGCGGCTTTGAAACTGAAACAAACGGCTGTTATCGAGCTGCTGACGGATCGGGACGAGATCCCGCCAACAGCCCATCGAGTTGTTAATTTGGATTAG
- a CDS encoding carboxymuconolactone decarboxylase family protein: MMSEQITQGLDRFAKLSGEYGARALAPIKEHFPELSEFIMGTAYGDIFQRTTITDQWKEVAIISSLITQGQFEQLGVHYAMALSVGVTVEELKGILLHLAPCVGAPRIISAFNVLLATLEEIQ; the protein is encoded by the coding sequence ATGATGAGTGAACAGATAACACAGGGGTTAGATCGCTTCGCCAAACTTTCCGGGGAATATGGTGCAAGAGCTCTGGCACCAATCAAAGAGCATTTTCCGGAACTGTCCGAGTTTATTATGGGAACAGCATATGGTGATATTTTTCAGCGGACAACCATTACCGATCAGTGGAAAGAGGTTGCTATTATTTCGTCATTAATTACGCAGGGACAGTTCGAGCAGCTCGGAGTTCATTATGCCATGGCTCTAAGCGTTGGCGTTACGGTTGAAGAGCTTAAGGGTATACTTCTTCATCTGGCACCTTGTGTAGGCGCTCCGCGTATTATCAGCGCATTTAATGTACTGCTTGCCACACTTGAAGAAATCCAATAA
- a CDS encoding 3-oxoacyl-[acyl-carrier-protein] synthase III C-terminal domain-containing protein → MAGIRIVDMDIYHPETKVHNDFYIEHFDARGVDIRGLLKALGRDSRYKIDRDDENSLTMAFEAARNLLAKTGLSGQDIDLIAYASQTPEYIFPTNSLMIHHLISGASHAICIDSNANCAGMTAAFEQVSRQMLGNPRIKRALIIGSDYIAPHASPDDPVYYANFGDAAAAVIVERDEHSIGFIDSIYQTDTCVYENSLFPAEGLAKLGSTGVDAGAFHVKFTPFDDSICVDAASESIRTLLARNEIQPDEIKAACFSQLSIANIRAVSENIGIADDIAVYVGDEFGYTSTSSPFIALHRAITSGKIQRGDKVLFWTVGAGWQNVAMVVEY, encoded by the coding sequence ATGGCTGGAATTCGTATTGTAGATATGGATATATATCACCCCGAAACCAAGGTGCACAACGACTTTTATATTGAACACTTTGATGCAAGAGGGGTAGATATTCGTGGTTTGTTAAAAGCACTCGGGCGTGATTCACGTTACAAAATTGATCGTGATGACGAAAATTCACTGACAATGGCCTTCGAGGCTGCCCGAAACCTGCTGGCTAAAACCGGATTATCCGGACAAGATATCGACTTGATTGCGTATGCAAGCCAAACACCGGAATATATTTTTCCTACGAATTCCTTAATGATTCATCATCTGATTAGCGGAGCATCTCACGCCATCTGTATTGACAGTAATGCCAACTGTGCGGGGATGACCGCAGCTTTTGAACAGGTCAGCCGGCAGATGCTTGGTAACCCGCGGATTAAACGGGCTTTGATTATCGGCTCGGATTATATTGCTCCTCACGCAAGTCCGGATGATCCGGTCTATTATGCGAATTTCGGGGATGCTGCTGCAGCCGTTATTGTCGAACGAGATGAACATTCCATTGGTTTTATTGATTCCATCTATCAAACAGATACCTGTGTGTATGAAAATTCATTATTTCCTGCGGAAGGGCTGGCCAAGCTTGGAAGCACAGGTGTAGATGCCGGAGCTTTTCACGTGAAATTTACACCCTTTGATGACTCGATCTGTGTCGATGCCGCTTCTGAATCCATTCGAACTTTGCTGGCACGGAATGAAATACAGCCGGACGAGATTAAAGCCGCCTGTTTCTCCCAGCTTTCCATTGCCAACATCCGCGCAGTTTCGGAAAATATCGGCATAGCTGATGATATTGCGGTCTATGTGGGAGATGAATTTGGATACACCTCCACCAGCAGTCCGTTTATCGCACTGCACCGAGCCATTACTTCCGGTAAAATACAGCGCGGCGACAAAGTATTATTCTGGACCGTTGGCGCCGGGTGGCAAAATGTTGCCATGGTCGTTGAATACTAG
- a CDS encoding manganese catalase family protein: MWVYEKKLQYPVRVSKCDPHMAKLLMEQYGGADGELAAALRYLNQRYTIPDKIIGLLNDIATEEFSHLEMIATMIYKLTKDATIEQLEQAGLDAHYAAHDKALFYNNAAGVPFTAAYIQAKGDPIADLYEDIAAEEKARATYQWLIDLTDDVDLQDSLKFLREREIVHSLRFREAVEILKDDRETKKIF; this comes from the coding sequence ATGTGGGTATATGAAAAAAAATTGCAGTATCCGGTTCGGGTGAGTAAATGTGATCCTCATATGGCGAAGCTGTTGATGGAACAGTATGGCGGTGCGGATGGAGAACTCGCGGCAGCCTTACGATATCTGAATCAGCGCTATACCATACCTGACAAAATTATCGGTCTGCTCAATGACATTGCGACGGAGGAATTTTCGCATCTAGAGATGATTGCAACAATGATCTACAAGCTCACGAAGGATGCCACGATTGAGCAGCTGGAACAGGCCGGGCTGGATGCTCATTACGCCGCACATGATAAGGCACTTTTCTACAACAATGCTGCAGGTGTACCTTTCACTGCTGCCTATATTCAAGCTAAGGGCGATCCCATCGCCGACCTGTACGAGGATATCGCAGCCGAGGAAAAGGCTAGGGCTACATATCAGTGGTTAATCGATTTAACGGATGACGTGGATTTGCAGGACAGCCTGAAGTTTTTGCGGGAACGCGAAATTGTGCATTCGCTGCGGTTCCGGGAAGCCGTTGAAATTCTCAAAGATGACCGGGAGACGAAAAAAATATTTTGA
- a CDS encoding spore coat protein CotJB, whose amino-acid sequence MDKEQPKACDAKYYELLEELQALDFVLVELNLYLDTHPGDFQSIEQYNKFSQERMRVAHEFQQLYGPLTNFGHAFSKYPWEWSQTPWPWQV is encoded by the coding sequence ATGGATAAGGAACAGCCGAAAGCCTGTGATGCTAAGTATTACGAGCTGCTGGAAGAGCTGCAGGCCTTGGACTTTGTCCTTGTTGAGCTGAATCTGTATCTGGACACCCATCCGGGAGATTTTCAAAGCATTGAACAGTACAACAAATTCAGTCAGGAACGTATGCGCGTTGCCCATGAATTTCAGCAGCTGTATGGTCCGTTGACGAATTTTGGCCACGCCTTTTCCAAATATCCGTGGGAGTGGTCCCAGACACCTTGGCCTTGGCAGGTATAA
- a CDS encoding spore coat associated protein CotJA — MKDPQVRAYMPFVGPFDPCKPIGIRTYLVPPQLFIPFQPMGWPQYSPAEALRLGTLWPALYSPYTSKKTKERAVENDG, encoded by the coding sequence ATGAAAGATCCTCAGGTTCGCGCCTATATGCCGTTCGTGGGTCCGTTTGATCCATGTAAGCCGATAGGTATTCGAACGTACCTGGTTCCACCACAGTTGTTTATCCCCTTTCAGCCGATGGGCTGGCCGCAATACAGTCCGGCTGAAGCTTTGAGACTGGGGACACTGTGGCCTGCGCTGTATAGTCCGTATACATCGAAAAAAACGAAAGAAAGGGCGGTGGAGAACGATGGATAA
- a CDS encoding hemolysin family protein, with product MEIHTEFHLGQLVFNLVCVFLLVFLNGVFVAAEFSLVKVRQTRLTQLQSEGNRLAGYALKVNGKLDAYLSATQFGITLTSLGLGWLGEPAISKLLVEPLMFKLGVSDTSLITTVSVIIGFCIITFLHIVLGELAPKSLAIQKTDGVALLLSAPLLLFYKIFFPFIWVLNASANALLRLAGIEPASESEAHSEDELRILMKQSAKSGVIDKDEIKLMDNIFDFSDMLAREVMLPRTDMDCLYTHLPLEENLKIINATKHSRYPVAVEDKDEIIGFIHITDLLLAEPEQQQDLASLVRPILNVPESMEISHVLRLMQKKHSQMTLVVDEYGGTAGLLTAEEILEEIVGDLYDEFEDERPHMERIGEAFSIDGRSLIEEVHEWTGAIIEDEEVDTIGGWLFKELEGSPVKGKTREQNGYVFEVEESTRLRITRVRVYRQPKESNADSQEEQ from the coding sequence TTGGAGATTCATACCGAATTTCATCTTGGACAGCTGGTATTTAATCTGGTCTGTGTCTTTTTGCTCGTATTTTTGAATGGCGTATTTGTGGCAGCAGAGTTTTCTCTTGTCAAAGTAAGACAGACGCGCCTGACACAACTGCAGAGTGAAGGAAACCGTCTGGCTGGTTATGCTTTGAAGGTGAATGGTAAACTGGATGCCTACCTGTCAGCAACTCAGTTCGGAATTACACTGACTTCTCTCGGACTGGGATGGTTAGGAGAACCTGCAATCTCCAAGCTGCTTGTGGAACCACTGATGTTTAAGCTGGGCGTGTCGGATACAAGTCTGATTACAACCGTATCTGTCATTATTGGTTTTTGTATCATTACGTTCCTGCATATCGTACTTGGTGAGCTGGCGCCCAAATCTCTGGCGATTCAAAAAACAGATGGTGTCGCGCTGCTTTTATCCGCACCGCTGCTGTTGTTTTATAAAATTTTCTTCCCATTTATCTGGGTTCTGAACGCATCAGCCAATGCTTTGCTGCGTCTGGCTGGTATTGAACCCGCGAGTGAAAGTGAGGCCCATTCCGAGGATGAGCTTCGCATTTTGATGAAACAAAGTGCCAAAAGCGGAGTCATCGACAAGGATGAGATCAAGCTGATGGACAACATTTTCGATTTCTCTGACATGCTGGCTCGTGAGGTTATGCTGCCTCGTACAGATATGGACTGCTTGTACACCCATCTGCCCCTGGAAGAAAACTTAAAGATTATTAACGCAACGAAACATTCCAGATATCCGGTAGCTGTGGAGGATAAAGATGAGATTATCGGATTTATCCATATTACGGATCTGCTCTTGGCTGAACCGGAGCAGCAGCAGGATCTGGCTTCACTTGTACGCCCGATTCTGAACGTACCGGAGTCGATGGAGATCAGTCATGTGCTTCGCCTGATGCAGAAAAAGCATTCTCAGATGACCCTTGTAGTCGATGAATACGGGGGGACTGCGGGATTGTTGACCGCTGAAGAGATTTTGGAAGAGATCGTTGGCGATCTCTATGATGAGTTTGAAGATGAGCGTCCACATATGGAACGCATCGGTGAAGCCTTTTCGATCGACGGACGTTCGCTGATTGAAGAAGTTCATGAATGGACCGGGGCGATTATTGAGGACGAAGAAGTAGATACGATCGGCGGGTGGCTGTTCAAAGAGCTGGAAGGCAGTCCGGTCAAGGGAAAAACACGTGAACAGAACGGATATGTTTTTGAAGTAGAAGAATCCACACGATTACGAATTACCCGGGTTAGAGTGTATAGACAGCCGAAAGAATCAAATGCTGATTCACAAGAGGAGCAGTGA
- the yfkAB gene encoding radical SAM/CxCxxxxC motif protein YfkAB, producing MTMLNSGSVQPMPLSPTNDPWDPIGSLRTYGRHVLTSVEMTVTHLCNMRCEHCAVGDMLTMQEAPALPLSLMLKRLDEVEHLQTISLTGGEPSFSQKTVDEMIIPLLKYAKERGIRSQINSNLTLDISRYEKLLPYLDVMHISFNYLNADDFHQVGFANSGRAVKREVAVKMYEKMMENSRKLSEAGMFISAESMINYRTHDKLDGIHQLIREMGCVRHEVHPMYNSNFASALPVLSLDHMRAAIHRLLDVRDKEMWMLFGTLPFFACSTAEQDRELIQRLYSEPNVTVRNDPDGRNRVNVNMFTGNVYVTDFADIPAFGNIHDRKLDDVFHEWSAEHPLNQTVNCHCDAASCCGPNLLVADMYYKGVDFKSRKAITR from the coding sequence ATGACCATGCTAAACTCAGGATCGGTACAGCCGATGCCTTTATCGCCAACGAATGATCCGTGGGATCCGATTGGCTCTCTGCGTACATATGGACGGCATGTGCTGACCAGTGTAGAAATGACGGTGACACATCTGTGCAATATGCGGTGTGAACATTGTGCCGTAGGGGATATGCTTACGATGCAGGAGGCGCCTGCACTTCCGCTCTCACTGATGTTGAAACGACTGGACGAGGTGGAGCACCTTCAGACGATCAGTCTGACAGGCGGCGAACCAAGCTTCAGCCAGAAGACGGTGGATGAAATGATCATTCCGCTGCTTAAATATGCCAAAGAACGCGGTATTCGCAGTCAGATCAACTCTAATCTGACGCTGGATATCAGCCGATACGAAAAGCTGCTTCCATACCTGGATGTGATGCACATTTCTTTCAATTATCTGAATGCAGATGACTTCCATCAGGTTGGATTTGCCAACAGCGGCAGAGCGGTGAAGCGTGAGGTTGCCGTGAAAATGTATGAGAAGATGATGGAGAACTCTCGGAAGCTGAGTGAAGCCGGCATGTTTATCTCTGCAGAGTCGATGATTAATTATCGTACGCACGATAAGCTGGATGGCATTCATCAATTAATTCGGGAAATGGGCTGCGTTCGGCACGAAGTCCATCCGATGTACAATTCCAACTTTGCATCCGCGCTGCCCGTGCTGTCGCTCGATCACATGAGAGCTGCCATTCATCGGCTGCTTGATGTACGTGATAAAGAGATGTGGATGCTCTTCGGAACACTGCCGTTCTTCGCGTGCAGTACGGCCGAGCAGGATCGTGAATTGATTCAGCGCTTGTACAGCGAACCGAATGTGACCGTTCGCAACGATCCGGATGGACGCAACCGTGTTAATGTCAACATGTTCACCGGTAACGTATATGTGACCGATTTTGCCGATATCCCTGCATTCGGTAACATTCATGACCGGAAACTGGATGACGTGTTCCACGAATGGTCTGCGGAGCATCCGCTGAATCAGACGGTAAACTGCCATTGTGATGCAGCATCATGCTGCGGGCCAAACCTGCTTGTGGCCGATATGTATTATAAAGGCGTGGACTTTAAATCCAGAAAGGCCATTACACGTTAA
- a CDS encoding HD-GYP domain-containing protein codes for MRLVHINLLQPGMKLGKRIFSEEGLVLLSEDVELTSRLIGRLKELGIGYVYIQDAATEDIVVPDMLQEETKRRALVEIKQQFQHMSGLKSKNRIPHFGKALSGVMNSILEDIGSQKEAMIMLMDMNSSDFDLYNHSLNVCVYTLVLGVASGYTRQQLMEIGLGALLHDIGKTQIASDILHKPSRLSDEEFKIIQQHTTYGHRILKDEPGIPLLAAHCALQHHERIDGSGYPFGLKGSEIHEYAKWIALADSYDAMTTNRVYRQALLPHQAVEVLYTGSGTLYEQRMLEKFRDCVAIYPVGLSVTLSTGEVGVVAAIQPRVPQRPLIRVLKDAEGQMLAAPYEINLATELSVMITGVEGVADASSLLTGEPLKS; via the coding sequence GTGCGTTTAGTACATATAAACTTATTGCAGCCTGGCATGAAGCTGGGGAAACGAATTTTTAGTGAAGAAGGTCTGGTCTTACTCAGTGAGGATGTAGAATTAACAAGCAGATTGATCGGACGATTGAAAGAACTCGGGATTGGATATGTTTATATTCAGGATGCGGCGACAGAGGATATCGTCGTGCCTGACATGCTCCAGGAAGAAACGAAGCGAAGGGCGCTTGTAGAGATCAAACAGCAGTTCCAACATATGTCCGGCCTGAAAAGTAAAAACCGGATCCCTCACTTCGGTAAAGCGCTTAGTGGTGTAATGAACAGCATTCTGGAGGACATCGGCAGTCAAAAGGAAGCGATGATCATGTTAATGGACATGAACTCCAGCGATTTTGACCTGTACAATCACTCGCTGAATGTTTGCGTATATACCCTTGTGCTTGGAGTAGCCTCAGGTTATACACGTCAGCAGCTTATGGAGATTGGTTTGGGTGCACTGCTGCACGACATTGGTAAAACACAGATTGCTTCCGACATTCTACATAAGCCTTCACGCCTCAGTGATGAAGAATTCAAGATTATACAGCAGCATACGACATACGGGCACCGGATTCTGAAGGATGAACCCGGCATCCCTCTGCTTGCAGCACACTGTGCACTGCAGCATCATGAACGAATTGATGGCAGCGGTTATCCTTTCGGCTTGAAAGGCAGTGAAATCCATGAATATGCAAAGTGGATTGCTTTGGCAGATTCTTACGATGCAATGACGACGAACCGCGTCTATCGTCAAGCCTTATTGCCGCATCAAGCTGTGGAAGTGCTGTACACAGGTTCCGGGACCCTTTATGAGCAGCGAATGCTTGAAAAGTTCAGGGACTGCGTCGCGATCTATCCCGTAGGTCTATCCGTAACGCTGAGCACCGGGGAAGTCGGCGTTGTTGCTGCGATTCAACCGCGCGTGCCGCAGCGGCCGCTGATTCGTGTTCTCAAGGATGCAGAAGGGCAGATGCTCGCTGCACCATATGAAATAAACCTTGCCACTGAACTTTCAGTAATGATTACAGGTGTGGAGGGCGTGGCAGATGCTTCTTCACTCCTGACAGGTGAACCTCTGAAAAGCTGA